The following proteins are encoded in a genomic region of Pseudorca crassidens isolate mPseCra1 chromosome 5, mPseCra1.hap1, whole genome shotgun sequence:
- the FAM43A gene encoding protein FAM43A, which produces MLPWKKHKFELLAEAPPRQASKPKGYAVSLHYSALSSLARACPEGALSRVGSMFRSKRKKLHITSEDPTYTVLYLGNATTIQARGDGCTDLAVGKIWSKSEAGRQGTKMKLTVSAQGIRMVHAEERALRRPGHLYLLHRVTYCVADARLPKVFAWVYRHELKHKAVMLRCHAVLVSKPEKAQAMALLLYQTSANALAEFKRLKRRDDARHQQQELVGAHTIPLVPLRKLLLHGPCCYKPPVERSRSAPKLGSITEDLLGEQQEQELQEEERGVHTEGCPEEEEEGDEEEDRAGEGDPAEQEAEAQRALVVAMHFECGDLLDTLESGREEVLGGGGVSPGPEAGSPSLLLGSTSDMKAELSQLINDLGELSFGNDVRSLQADLRVTRLLSGESTGSESSIEGGGTEATTTTAGDQSDPADCARPDEPHSG; this is translated from the coding sequence ATGCTGCCGTGGAAGAAGCACAAGTTCGAGCTGCTGGCCGAGGCGCCGCCACGGCAGGCGTCCAAACCCAAGGGCTACGCGGTGAGCCTGCACTACTCGGCGCTCAGCTCTCTGGCACGGGCGTGCCCCGAAGGCGCGCTCAGCCGGGTGGGCAGCATGTTCCGCTCCAAGCGCAAGAAGCTGCACATCACCAGCGAGGACCCAACTTACACCGTGCTCTACTTGGGCAATGCCACCACCATCCAGGCGCGCGGCGACGGCTGCACCGACCTAGCGGTGGGCAAGATCTGGAGCAAGAGCGAGGCGGGCCGTCAGGGCACCAAGATGAAGCTGACTGTGAGTGCGCAGGGTATCCGCATGGTGCACGCCGAGGAGCGTGCGCTGCGCCGCCCGGGCCACCTCTACTTGCTGCACCGCGTTACCTACTGCGTGGCGGACGCGCGACTGCCCAAGGTCTTCGCCTGGGTTTACCGGCACGAGCTCAAACACAAGGCGGTAATGCTGCGCTGCCACGCGGTGCTGGTGTCCAAGCCCGAGAAGGCGCAGGCCATGGCCCTGCTGCTCTACCAGACGTCAGCCAACGCTCTGGCGGAATTTAAACGGCTCAAGCGGCGGGACGACGCGCGTCACCAACAGCAGGAGCTGGTGGGCGCGCACACCATCCCGCTGGTGCCCCTGCGCAAGCTGCTCCTGCACGGACCCTGCTGCTACAAGCCGCCGGTGGAGCGCAGCCGCAGCGCGCCCAAGCTCGGCTCCATCACCGAGGATCTGCTCGGCGAACAGCAGGAGCAGGAGctgcaggaggaagagagaggggtgCACACGGAGGGCTgcccggaggaggaggaggagggggatgaGGAGGAGGACCGAGCCGGGGAGGGCGACCCGGCAGAGCAAGAGGCCGAGGCGCAGCGGGCGCTGGTGGTGGCCATGCACTTCGAATGCGGGGACTTGCTGGACACGCTGGAGAGTGGCCGCGAAGAGGTGCTGGGGGGCGGCGGGGTCTCGCCGGGCCCTGAGGCTGGGTCGCCGTCTCTGCTGCTGGGCAGCACCTCCGACATGAAGGCCGAGCTGTCCCAGCTTATTAATGATCTGGGAGAGCTCAGCTTCGGCAACGACGTGCGCAGCCTGCAGGCCGACTTGCGGGTGACGCGCCTGCTGTCGGGTGAGAGCACGGGTAGCGAGAGCTCCATCGAAGGAGGGGGCACGGAAGCTACCACTACCACCGCCGGGGACCAGTCGGACCCCGCCGACTGCGCCAGACCAGACGAGCCCCACTCGGGCTGA